From Gammaproteobacteria bacterium, a single genomic window includes:
- a CDS encoding YciI family protein: MKYAVLFEDNDEFAHMRPKFMADHLQFLGDNSEKIEAAGPMKDAKTEDPAGGLWIIEADSAEQVQALVETDPFWPTGLRQSIRILEWTQVFVDGKKMI; the protein is encoded by the coding sequence ATGAAATACGCCGTTTTATTTGAAGATAACGATGAATTTGCACATATGCGCCCCAAGTTCATGGCGGATCACCTGCAGTTCCTGGGTGATAACAGCGAAAAAATTGAAGCTGCCGGTCCGATGAAAGACGCTAAGACAGAGGATCCGGCGGGTGGATTGTGGATCATTGAGGCCGACAGTGCGGAGCAGGTGCAGGCCCTTGTCGAAACCGACCCGTTCTGGCCGACCGGGTTACGTCAATCGATCCGCATTCTCGAATGGACCCAGGTATTTGTCGATGGAAAGAAAATGATCTAG